A window of the Myxococcus fulvus genome harbors these coding sequences:
- a CDS encoding immunity protein Imm33 domain-containing protein: MARTSKSVTVELGHVDLPEGILVILDPGLGRFWRHDAPPASPRKKDPEAWDLRLVGRDAEVAGKAYDREFDARFLFDRTNPQDAIAHFDDFAKQKGFDARAEVLSERVTHVERARRAVEFGGGLGVVKYNGLWAVAVDGLPKERGLRVVGVPMPEGEFEGRWRSVDVVVEEGAKTVRSDEVAGVMVEHGQLFFAGLLPLGSFRMWQPADGLADFVFHGRDAPALAKQVGAKDLGEGVFGWKDVPMEAVGEKATPTQERIEKENLEVGVDYRPHCNLEKLNALLRASPEDAASLELAGARTVGCGNRWGDGVFTVSRHFDAEGRVVRVRVELGTEERQRTMRKLRLLSQSAIVTRTLLEGGKPIRFAERMKPHNPRDSGWAFSSGEEPEGSTDDASTLALVSLRELVRRAPALEAILEAPVGALFRLEDGRYVEEEA, from the coding sequence ATGGCCCGTACCTCCAAGTCCGTCACCGTCGAGCTGGGACACGTCGACCTGCCCGAGGGCATCCTCGTCATCCTCGACCCCGGCCTGGGGCGCTTCTGGCGTCACGACGCGCCGCCCGCCTCGCCGCGCAAGAAGGACCCGGAGGCGTGGGACTTGCGGCTGGTGGGACGTGACGCGGAGGTGGCGGGCAAGGCGTATGACCGGGAGTTCGACGCGAGGTTCCTCTTCGACCGCACGAATCCCCAGGACGCCATCGCCCACTTCGATGACTTCGCGAAGCAGAAGGGCTTCGACGCTCGCGCGGAGGTGCTGTCCGAGCGCGTGACGCATGTCGAGCGCGCCCGTCGGGCGGTGGAGTTCGGCGGCGGACTGGGCGTCGTGAAGTACAACGGCCTGTGGGCCGTCGCGGTGGATGGCCTGCCGAAGGAACGGGGCCTGCGCGTCGTGGGGGTGCCCATGCCCGAGGGGGAGTTCGAGGGGCGCTGGCGCTCGGTCGACGTCGTCGTGGAGGAGGGGGCGAAGACAGTGCGCTCGGATGAGGTCGCCGGGGTGATGGTGGAGCACGGGCAGCTGTTCTTCGCGGGCCTCCTGCCGCTGGGGAGCTTCCGCATGTGGCAGCCGGCCGATGGGCTGGCGGACTTCGTGTTCCACGGTCGGGATGCGCCCGCGCTCGCGAAGCAGGTGGGGGCGAAGGACCTCGGGGAGGGCGTCTTCGGTTGGAAGGACGTGCCGATGGAGGCGGTGGGGGAGAAGGCGACGCCCACGCAGGAGCGCATCGAGAAGGAGAACCTCGAGGTGGGCGTGGACTACCGGCCCCACTGCAACCTGGAGAAGTTGAACGCACTGCTGCGCGCGAGCCCCGAGGACGCGGCCTCGCTGGAGCTGGCGGGCGCGAGGACGGTGGGGTGCGGCAACCGGTGGGGCGATGGCGTGTTCACCGTCAGCCGCCACTTCGATGCGGAGGGACGTGTCGTGCGCGTCCGCGTGGAGCTGGGCACCGAGGAGCGGCAGCGGACGATGCGCAAGCTGCGGCTGCTGAGTCAGAGCGCCATCGTCACGCGGACCCTCCTGGAGGGAGGCAAGCCCATCCGCTTCGCCGAGCGGATGAAGCCGCACAACCCACGGGACAGCGGCTGGGCGTTCTCGTCGGGTGAGGAGCCCGAGGGCTCGACGGATGATGCGTCGACGCTCGCGCTCGTCTCGTTGCGAGAGCTGGTCCGCCGTGCTCCCGCGCTCGAGGCCATCCTGGAGGCGCCCGTGGGAGCGCTGTTCCGACTGGAGGATGGCCGCTACGTGGAGGAGGAGGCGTAG
- a CDS encoding LysR family transcriptional regulator translates to MDQLTAMRVFARVVEAGTFTRAADTLKMPKPSVTKLVQGLEAHLQVKLLQRTTRRVTVTPEGAAYYARTSRLLADLEDIEADVSSARTRPRGRLRVDAGSSVSNFLLIPALPSFREKFPDIQLELGVGDRSVDLVGDGVDCVIRGGVLPDPALVGRRIGELEFVSCATPGYLKRRGTPAQPTDLQDGHDIVSYFSTRTGRVIPLSFLQGEERLEVLGRASVAVNESTAHLTAVLAGLGVTQLPEFVARPHLASGALVRLLPEWRCEPFPVFIVYPQNRHMNAKLRAFVDWAVELFAPFRARGEVRQAASGR, encoded by the coding sequence ATGGACCAGCTCACCGCGATGCGGGTGTTCGCCCGGGTGGTCGAGGCCGGCACCTTCACCCGGGCCGCGGACACGTTGAAGATGCCCAAGCCCTCCGTGACGAAGCTGGTGCAGGGGTTGGAGGCGCACCTCCAGGTGAAGCTGCTCCAGCGCACCACGCGGCGGGTGACGGTGACGCCGGAGGGCGCGGCCTACTACGCGCGGACGTCCCGGCTGCTGGCGGACCTGGAGGACATCGAGGCGGACGTGTCGAGCGCGCGGACCCGGCCCCGGGGGCGCCTGCGGGTGGATGCGGGCTCGTCGGTGTCCAACTTCCTGCTCATCCCCGCGCTGCCGTCGTTCCGGGAGAAGTTCCCGGACATCCAATTGGAGCTGGGGGTGGGGGACCGCTCGGTGGACCTGGTGGGGGACGGCGTGGACTGCGTGATTCGCGGCGGCGTGTTGCCGGACCCGGCCCTGGTCGGCCGGCGCATCGGTGAGCTGGAGTTCGTGTCCTGCGCCACGCCGGGCTACCTGAAGCGCCGGGGGACTCCGGCGCAGCCCACCGACTTGCAGGATGGCCACGACATCGTGAGCTACTTCTCCACGCGGACGGGGCGGGTGATTCCGCTGTCGTTCCTCCAGGGCGAGGAGCGGCTGGAGGTGCTGGGGCGCGCCAGCGTGGCGGTGAACGAGAGCACGGCGCACCTGACCGCGGTGCTGGCGGGGCTGGGCGTGACGCAGCTGCCGGAGTTCGTCGCGCGCCCGCACCTGGCGAGCGGCGCGCTGGTGCGGCTGCTGCCCGAGTGGCGATGCGAGCCGTTCCCGGTCTTCATCGTGTACCCGCAGAACCGGCACATGAACGCCAAGCTGCGCGCCTTCGTGGACTGGGCGGTGGAGCTGTTCGCGCCGTTCCGCGCGCGCGGCGAGGTCCGGCAGGCGGCCTCGGGACGGTGA